CATACCGTTCCAGAGGCGTCATGTAGAGGGTGACCTCCACGAGACCGGGAATTTTGTTCGTATCCTCCCATTCGTCCTCCCAGCGCTCTTCCTCCGGATTCCAGATGCGCACATCAAGCCCCTGCACGCGTGATGAGACGGACCAAGCCTCCGCGTCGCGTGGCTCGAGCGACTCGGCAAGGTGGGGGAAAGCCCGCACGGTGAAGGCTTCGACGCCATCCTCGTTCGGCTCGATGCCCACCATGATCCTCCGTAGGCCAAGCGCGAGGGGAGAATCGGGCGGTATGAAGGCCGTGCCCGAGGTGACCCAGCTCACGACGTCCCGGTCGCCGCGGTTCTCCAACCAGAACCCGTAGCGGTCCGGGCGCAGCGGAAAATAGGCGGCCGACCGCAGCGCCGAGACAAGCTGATCGATCACAAAGTCGCCGTGCCGTACATTGTCCGCGACCTGCATGCTGCGACGCCAGGCCCGCGTGATCGCGGCAAAACTCTGCCAGACGATCGCGATCGCGACCGCTGCCACGGCAAGGGCGACCAGAAGCTCAACCAGGGTGAAGCCCGATCGGCCCCTCGGCAGCGTGCGGAAACCGGTACGTCGCAACTCAATTTCTCTTGGGCCAATGTACATAGGTGACGACCGTTTCGGAATTTTCCCGCCCCCGTTCGGACCAATAAATTGTGGTTGTTACGCGCCAGAGGCCGTCCTTCTCGTCGCCCACGGTCTCCACCTCGCGGCGCCACCGATAGCTGCTGTACTCTCCAGAGAAGGCCCCT
This region of Kiritimatiellia bacterium genomic DNA includes:
- a CDS encoding prepilin-type N-terminal cleavage/methylation domain-containing protein, with amino-acid sequence MRRTGFRTLPRGRSGFTLVELLVALAVAAVAIAIVWQSFAAITRAWRRSMQVADNVRHGDFVIDQLVSALRSAAYFPLRPDRYGFWLENRGDRDVVSWVTSGTAFIPPDSPLALGLRRIMVGIEPNEDGVEAFTVRAFPHLAESLEPRDAEAWSVSSRVQGLDVRIWNPEEERWEDEWEDTNKIPGLVEVTLYMTPLERYEPPMKIARLVQIPLGPVTLGTTPVATGQPGAEGGDPDARQDAGGQPQQNANSSREEPRERTRITSGR